In Brienomyrus brachyistius isolate T26 chromosome 11, BBRACH_0.4, whole genome shotgun sequence, the DNA window AACAGGAAGGAGGCCAGAGCTTCTGTCAGTTTGGGATGCAGTCTGTCCGCTCATCGCTCTTCTGTAGCTGTTATCCAGTGGGGGATTGGGGTACATGTCATACGAATATAACTTTAAGTCCATGTCTGTACTCTTACACACTATCAAACTAcattgaatccatccatccatccatccatccatccatccatccatcatccaaccTTCCACACCCGTCAAGGCCACCTGGAGCATATCCCAGATACACCAACCACAGCTCCTCGTATCACAAAGACATTTCTCAGCACTTCGAGAACTGAAGTATGAGAACGATGAATCTCCACAGAACAACGTCACACTGGCATCATGTAATACTGAtcgtttttatttaattacatataACAGGatatacaaatataatacataaaTGACACACATGCTTATCAAATACTTTGTTTGATACTTTAAATACTGGTGACACTCAATTTCTAATACAATGGATACTTCAAGTTGTAGTCATATACACAAGTCAGCCTTACCCTACTTCTCTATATTTACATCTCAATATCTAGATGCATCATTGATGTCTCTAGAGAATATCTAGATGAGAACCTAAGCATTCACATTTCAGAGGGAGGCTGCACACACTTCATTACCTACCAGGCTACACCACACACTACAAAGACCAGTGGTATCTGGACAGTATAGGACGATGAGATTCAGACATTCTCTACAGGAATTCGCCAGTGATTGCCCTGAAAAATGACAATGAGTTTTGCTGATAATCCAGCTGACCCATAGATGGAGGGACAAGATGAGTGATGAGAGAACCTGACTGAGTAAAGATTTGCAATCCCACTTATTTACCACATTAGCTCATGCGACAGTAgatattctatatatttttcCAGTGTCAATTTAATGGGGAAAGTCAAGTGTACAACCCTATTCTATTATTCTATTGTGTTACCATTTCACTGTCAGTATATTAAGTAGATTTGCAGTGCTAGGCTACCCCAAGCCATCGGATAAAAGAGTATTTTTTATCCAAAGATGGAGGTCATAAACTGTAGAATTGAAGACTTCTTGTTTTTAAAAGAAATTGCTTCCGTTAAATGGAAGTAAACATTGGTACCTAATTGTCTTTGGCTTTGAGATGGCACCTTGGACAAGCATAAGACGAAGTGCTGAGAATATATTGTACCTTAAGACTGAGCTTCCATAACACCTTCTTAGCTGGACCGAGCACTTAATGCAACCCAAGCATTAAGCAATGAATCTGTTTTTATGGCGCTGGGATAGTTTCTGTTCTTTTATAATTTTGTGTATTTTACCAGACAATTTGCCAAAGTGAAGGTTGGTGTTAAAGGACAAATGAGGAAGAATCACAAAAGGATGTAGTATACATACAGATATTATGGAAGCAAGGGCCCCATAATGTGTTGGTCAACTTGTGGTCTTTGGAAACCTTTGGGAACACCACACCAGgcattgacctttgacctgcctAGATTCTCACAAGAGGACCTTCTGTCGGGTTTCAGGCAACTTGAGGGCCAGCAAGCCTCCGCCCACCAGAGCGCCGAAGGACAACAAGATGGGGATGACCTTAGTGATACCCACGAACGAGGCAAAGATGGAGCTGCCCAAGATGGCAGCCAACTTGCAGAGGGCGTTGAGGAGCCCAAACGCCGTGGTTCTGCGGAGGAAGATTGGAGATTTTGAAGAACGAAACTTACTGTTTCATATCTAACAGAGATTCATTAACAAACAAAGCCCCTCTTTTTTTCTGACTGAGCCATTCTGCGTAACTTGTGCTACCTTTTTGAAGCCGGGAACAGCTCCACAGTGATGACTTCAATGCCATTCCATGCTGCTACACTGACACCGCAGAACAGACACTGCCAAGCGATGATGGCGGCTTGGCTGAAGCTCATGAACAGGAAGAAAGTGCAGCCGGCCGAGATGAGCATGGAGCCTCCTAGGGGGCCAAGAGCAAACAATTTTCCATGCAGCATGCCATCGATCACAAAGACTTCAGGAGGACTGCATATCGAAGGCACTTTCCTGCTCACCGATCATCTTGATCCTCCCAACCTTGTCCATGAAGAGGGCTGAGATAATGTTTCCAGGTAGCACAGCTAAACTGCCGAGGAAACTAACCAGGTAGATCAGGATGTCATTCTCCTCATGAAAAttcaggtggcagcccttcttGGAATGCACAAATGTGGTATTCTGCATCTTACAGTCAATAAACTTCTCTATCCACAAATCTGCAAATCAGACACAGGTTCGGAACATTTCACTGCCTCATCACCGCTTTTGTGGATTGTTAAAGTGTGCGATTCCCCAAATTGATACTTTCTAGGTTATACCTGTGTTGTAGAAGACTGTGGatttgaaggtgcagtttttaaAGAAGGTCCCAGTAGACTTGATGTCCTCAAAGTAACAGTTTTCGAAAAGCGAATCCTCAAATTTGATGGACGTCATCTCCATTTTGGTGAAGCTACAGAGGCAACAAAAAGAATGATTATCTTGCTGCTTTTCCAGCTGGCAAAGCTAACAAGCACAAAATAATTGAAATCAAGGTAATTATGCTTGTTTTTGATATGAGACGCTCAATATTGATGGCAAATGTTTACAGGTTCAGGGTTCTGTTTGACATACTTATTACTGATGTACTCTCCATCTTTATGGATTTGATTCTCCAGAGAAAAGTTGAAGACAAAGTTCTTGACTCTTTCTTTATGGAAGATCTTTACTTTGGACTCATACTCCTCATTCTGCAGGTGCTTGATCATGTCTGGGAACCACACCGACAGCCCATAGTAACTGAAAGAAAAAGCATTTGATCAAAGCACTTTCACTGCGCTTGTAAACATATCACCATTAAAATTAGTTAGAGTAGTTTGTGCCTCACATAAGCTGACTTCCTGGGGCACCATCAACCTGTATTGTCCGGTTGTGAAAATGATCAGTGACCCTGAGAAGCACATCAGCTCAGCAACCAGATGCAAAATCAGCGCAAGTACGTTTTTTTAAACGTGTGTCTGTGGTGCCCATTCAGGAGACATTACGGCTATCTAGCTACTCCGTTAAATCAGGTTACCCACTGCTAATCCCTAGTGTGATTTCCCGAATTGGGAGCAGTATAGCTCAGCTGGTACATGAGAACAGCTATTCTTCTCCTTTCTCAGATTGAGCTGGTCAAACACTTGTATTGCCGGAGGTGACATGGTCCAGCGATTTACCTGAAGGCCATGGTAAACCATATAATAGCCATGAAAAAGGTGCCGTGTCTCAGGTTAGGAGACACGAGGGACCGAATATTTTGCAGAACCTGCAGAGATACGAACGTCGATGTCACAGAAGTTCACCATCATCGCGTTCTGACAAGTATGTTTTCGGTACGTTCTGCTTCTCTAGGTCTACCTCTTTGGTCAAACCCTTGGATCGAACGGTCCAGCGCTGAAAGGCAGAGCCTGTAGAGCTCTGGATCTCGGTGAATTCACCCTCCTGCCGTGCGGTCTTTATCTGGGACACCTATGTGGGAAGAAGGTGCAGGTAAAGGTTCGTTGGTGAGGTCAGAGGAACCTGAATGCCTGTGAACTTGGGATGGTTCCCCAAAAATTAAGACAATGTTGATTTGGGGTTTATTTAGCAGAAGACAGCCGAAATATCAGTACACAGTTAAGGAATCCAGTTCCTTCCTGCAGTACTCACAGTGAACACTCTCTCTGGCTCCCCCTTCGCCCTCCAGTTGGTGTCATGGACTCGCTTCAGGATCATCCAGGCTTCGTCATGCTTACCATTCTGAGAAAACGGCCAGCTCAACTCAAAACAGATTTTGGTTTTGTTGATACTATGGGTAAACTCTACTGAAACTATTTAGCATTTTAAGGAGAGCACGACTTCCAGCCAAATTCACATtctgttttgagaaagcaaaaaTGACATCACGTCACGAATCTTACCTCCAGAAGAAAGCGTGGACTCTCTGGCATAAACATCAGTCCCGTGAGAGAGAGCAACGTGGGCAGGGCGCACACCAACACGAAGATCCGCCAGCTGTGATACTGGAACTCCGTGCCCATGCTGAAGCCCCAACCTACAGAAAAACACGGTCTGACCTGAGGGGAGACGTCAAGCCAAGCCGCGGGATACGGGGCAGATCCAACGAGGTTCCTGTTTCAGGGACGGTCGGGGCTGAGGCAGTGATGAGGTCAACATAACAGAAACGCGATGCACTGCGATGGCATGCAGTCAGATGAACAAGGCTCAGCTATAAGCTATAAGTTATAGGCACTTTCACGTGaaagttctgctggaggctgTCTGGACTTGGGACTTGAATAGTTCCTGACCACTTTTGTGCGTGACGTTTACACTGCACAACTGGAACTGGGACTTTTATGCTAAATGAGCGTGAGAGATGCAAAAAGCTGgtaggttaaacttcacacgTAATTTAAGGCGAAACTACAGCACCACATCAAAACAATGGAGGATAAATAAGCCATTTTTTTAATAGTTGTATGTTAGCTATCGGGGGATCGATCGCGATCAAAACAGgacacagccttttatttattttttatttatacaagCTGGAACATCTTTATGATTctcattaaatctggccagcagctcAATCATtggttttccacagaataaaaaaatacaatgtaACGTTATCCCACTAATAAGCGCGGGCAAGTTTCACTGCTGGCATTAGACAGAAGTGTATTGGTTTTCATTTGAATATCCCTATGCTTAAATATGCATATGCAGGAGAAGAAAACTGATGCATTTAatgaaattgcaaaaaaaattattccgCTCAATTTTTCCTCTGCTACTTCTACAGTATCTCTTTTGATGATATCTGTGCTTGTgctcaaccaatcagcaagttATCGCTGTAAGTGAGCCCCCAATAGTTTGAATGAAAAGTATGTAGTCTGTAGTAGGTGCTAAAAAAGGGTTTTGGAACTGCCTCCGAGGAACTACAACCGGGCCGAGTTACTGCAGTGGTTCTGGAGAAAAGGttctagttcttgaaaaagtcGTGTGAAAAAGCTAATGAGGCTAAGCGAAAATGAAACATAAACCAGCAAGGGCTAGATGTACCAACGGTTTACGAATACCAGCGTGAAACCTCTCTTGGCGTTAAAAAGAGTAACGTCAGGATTTAATGAAGACGTGCAGTGAAAAGCCAGCGGTGGAGAGGCGCTGATACAATTAATTTTGTGACTGGCCATATTGCATATGCATTTGCAGGAATTCCCTTTCAAAGTGAAAAATTGGCAGGAGGAGAGTAACATGATTTAGTAAGGTTTGCAGTAGAAAATTTACTGCAAATTGCGTCATTATTTCACGCTGAAAAAAGTATGTCTTATTTTGTGCTGCCCTTGGTAGATTGGGTCagtcattatttaaattaaacatCTGCGTCTGTATTCATAAATTTGAGCACTTTTAGTTGATCACCCGCAGAACTGGCCACTCCCATTGCTGCTTCTTTTATTGCACTCACACTAATTTATCATAGATACTAAATCTGGCCCTGAGACGGGCAAATTCCTGAAAAATACGGAAGTATGGATCTCGACAATGCAGATAATGGTGGGGAGCtgtttcctccccccccccccccgatatgtCCATCAGCCACCCCTCCCTGCCTTCAGCTACACCTCCACTCCCCTTACCGTAGTGAGGAATGATGCCCCAGGCCAAAAACGAGGCATAAATGCCCCCCATCATCCAGAACATGCACAACCAGCCCAGGTGCTCCCCTCTCTTGTCCATGGCGAGGAACTCTGAGAAGTAGGAGAACACGATGGGGATGGAGCCTCCAATCCTGTAGCGAGAAAGAAAGCAAGATGCTTGAAATGCCGGCAAACATTTCCTTTTCAGTGGAGAAGTTATTTTCATCTCTTAACGTCAGTACCCAGCTTTGACAGGAAATAATTCAAACCTACCGATGAATTTGCCCCCAAATAGCAGGAGTGCAATTCCACAGGAGGCTTGTAAAATGCTTTTATTTGTGTCTGAGGAAGGACAGCTGCCACAGATGCAGCATTAATTACTGATGGGCAATAACAACGGGGAGGGTTTGATACTGGGGGAGACATGACATAAAAACGTAAATACCCTGCAGATGTGGGTGTCCTGACTCTCTAATGCCTACAAATAGACTATTGATGTATCAGCAACTTGGAGATCATTTTTCTGGCTAGAACACCCTCACATTCATCCTACTGCTATCGCAGCCTTGGCATCACATACAACATCAGAGGCAGGTCCCACAGCACAAAGTCATTCTGATTTTTCTCAGCAGCTTCCtgcccgccgt includes these proteins:
- the LOC125704149 gene encoding synaptic vesicle glycoprotein 2B-like; translated protein: MGDPYQDNAYLQDSSYSTYGGGTQAGYAYQEDYPRQDEDAASDATEGRDDEDQMYEGEYQGIPHPDDAKAAQRAARAKGPSDEEDTLPEEYESIIEDCGHGRFQWTLFVVAGLALMADGVECFAVGFVLPSAEKDMCLSNANKGMLGLIVYLGMMVGAFVWGGLADKLGRRRCLVSALNMHFAFAFLSSFAQGYGSFLFLRLFSGIGIGGSIPIVFSYFSEFLAMDKRGEHLGWLCMFWMMGGIYASFLAWGIIPHYGWGFSMGTEFQYHSWRIFVLVCALPTLLSLTGLMFMPESPRFLLENGKHDEAWMILKRVHDTNWRAKGEPERVFTVSQIKTARQEGEFTEIQSSTGSAFQRWTVRSKGLTKEVLQNIRSLVSPNLRHGTFFMAIIWFTMAFSYYGLSVWFPDMIKHLQNEEYESKVKIFHKERVKNFVFNFSLENQIHKDGEYISNNFTKMEMTSIKFEDSLFENCYFEDIKSTGTFFKNCTFKSTVFYNTDLWIEKFIDCKMQNTTFVHSKKGCHLNFHEENDILIYLVSFLGSLAVLPGNIISALFMDKVGRIKMIGGSMLISAGCTFFLFMSFSQAAIIAWQCLFCGVSVAAWNGIEVITVELFPASKRTTAFGLLNALCKLAAILGSSIFASFVGITKVIPILLSFGALVGGGLLALKLPETRQKVLL